The window tttcagtcagccatctacctgctgtggaaagagcgtaatgctcgtgtgttcacagctgtctcctcaccttcattaGTCATCCTTacctctctcgaccgtatgatgcgtgaccgtctcctctcttacacggcaagttcttctttctcctcttctctacttttttttttatctttcttgtataagacctccttaaggctttttttaccttgagttgttgttggttgtttttgtttccttgctgtaataagttgtttaaaaacaacagtgtaaccttttaGAAAATGAttatcttaacatcttaccaaaaaaacaacaaatattgacttatttatgtgaatatatatcttactttaaatcattttagtggacgaagaaagcaccataatttgtacaacaaattttcttagatttacctcatcatactcaccattttaccatttttattatataattttacatgagcttcttcaccctctctgattattttctctttatttataattgcaatataaagttataaactatatatattataaattaataatttatttacccttgaagtctaacgattaaaaatagaacataattcaatatagatatatgattttattaataaattagcaattacaaatttgaaatttctaaaaatatcaaaagtcgtatgttagttaattatcttctaaatgacatctatttctaattctctttggatgagaatattttggctgaggtggatagtctcaatagccttgaatttagttccttttttattaataaattagcagttacaaatttgaaatttctaaaaatatcaaaaattgtatgttattaattattttctaaatgacatctatttctaattttttttggatgagaatattttggttgaggtggatagtcccaaaagccttgaatttagttccttttatatagtaggattttcAGTTTCGTTCCCATGTTGAGATTAATAAAAACGTTCAGATATAAAATTAAGCTCAAATCACAAGAATAGACTTTTGAGAGTGATAAACATCCTTTTTAATTGAAAAACGCACATAAATCTTGCTAAAAAAGATTTGAAACTTTAACAACATGAAAAAAGACAAATAATAAATCTTGCTAAAAAGATTGAAAACGATAACGCTGCATTCTCTCGATCAATGCCTCTAAGCCATAGCCAAAACAATCGCAAACGCGGTCAAGAACAAACCGCTTCCAACCTTCAATCCAACCGCAGCGTTTGGAGCTGGAGCTGGAGCGTGAGTTGAAGGCGCCGGAGAACTAGTAACGGGAGAGACCATAGGACTGCCACCGTCACCGCTACCGCCACCAGGATTATTGCGTTCAGACAGAACAACAAGATGAATCTTCTCGCCTTTAGTGCAGCTTCCAGGAGCACCACTGATGAAGAAGTAAGCTCCTGAGTTGTCAAGCTCGAACTTTGTGTCTCCATCATTGAACTGCTTCAAGGGCTTTGCTATGTTACAACTATCGTAATCTTCTTTTGTCACTTGTAACACCGAATCAACTTTCGCGTCATAATTCCACACTGATCCACATGCATGAATACATCaattataaaaccaaaataatgtATATCAAAGATATGATATATCATTGCATTCAAACATGCCTTCGGTTGATATTATTGTCTAACACatcaaacaaatattttaatattatttgaaataaatgattcctttttcatttttttcccaCATATAGTTTTTCTTTGTGATGTATAAGCATTAGGAGAAACATAATCAAAACTATCATGCATCGTAAGAAAGATGAAGAGGTGTTTAATAATGAAGAGTACCAAGAACGTCGCCGACTTTGAAACGATTTGCCTCAGCCCAGTGATTGAGAGTGTTGCTGGGAGAATCTGGAACCTTCCACGCCCCAACATATCCACCAACCAGAATCATCCTCGGTTTGGAGGCAGCATGGCTCATTGTGGTGAGCAAGAGGAAAACAAGGGTCAATACTGGAACTATGATTCCCATTTTCTTGACTTCTAGTTTAGAGCAAACAACTCTCTGGTTATTTTTGAGTTTGGTGTTTGGAGTTtgtctctcttttgtttttgtttagcaCAAATGTGAAGATACTTGGGTGTGGTGGATGCTGTTTATATAGCCATTGTGGGTTGGAGCTTAACCGAGTTTTTGCTTAGGTTCGGGAGATCCGACCGAGCTTGAAATAAATATGGTCTTGATTAATATTAAAGTGTAATCTTCCTCTGATCTGGTAAGTCAATGACAGTTTTTACAGAATATATTAGTGAATTTAGAAACTGACACGAAATTTTTGGTTTGAAATGTTTAATAGATTGCCATGAGTTGTTTGTACTCAATATATTGTTTGActgttttcaaaaacatttaatttGTTTGCAAAATTACCAAAACAGCTAATTAACTTGTTTTAaagaatttatcaaaaaaaaatagatccaCTTTTTGAAATATATACTAAGTTtccatatatatttaataattttattaatgagAGATATTAAAAACTAGGAATATCATTTAcaaatacattaaaatattgttaaaatatactactccatttcataaaaaatgtcactttgacattttcacatatttatatttttatgaattacatATATTTGAGCAATATTAATTGagataaatagattttttataaGATCCATGCAGTTTGCAATTAATTATATCAAACAGAAAATAAGTATAATTTGCATTAGAATTCTAAAATGACATTattttaacaagaaaaaaatgttaaaatgataTTCTTTAAAACACATGAAGTACATAAAATCTTGAAAAcgagaagaaaaatataaaataaaacaatatttgaaaattatggAAATGAATTACGATACTTGCTCTCGTTTTCTTGTTCATTATTTTCATAGTTGtctattttatcaaatttaCGTATATCTGGAATACCCAGCCTGCCATGATGAATCTTCTTAAACCATTAGGCCACCAATCATGTATGCATGAATGAGTAGTTAATTTTGTGTTTATTCTATTTACTTAAATCAACTTTAAGTGATAATATAATTTTGGCAAAAGGAATCTTTATAGATTTGAACATGTCTCAATCTATGACACACAAAGATTAGTCCTAGGTAAAAGCAAAAGTATATTTAGTACACGTACTTTTACAATGTAATAACGTAAGAGGTACCAGTTGTGTAGTGTAGTCTTTGACCTTGTTCAATTTTATTAACAGCTAATAAAGCAGTACATTTCTCTCTGTCGTATAACTGCTACTAGTAATTGATTATAATCAAAACTGTATACAAACGGTAACAGTAGTTTAtacgttttattttttgtaacaccaGTAGTTTATACGTTAGACTTGAAAGTTCTCGAGTACTAATACTAGTTACGAGTTACGACTTAAGGAGCCGTTGTGGTCGAGAACGAAACTAAACATCTTTAATGGCTGTTAATTGGTAGAGCGACTGATTCAaacgtttttctttttttaaagtgCTAGACTTTAGCTTTGATTGGTACTCTGGTAGCATTGTAGCATGCATCACCATTATTAACCTGACTTGAGTACTGTTCTTGTCTTTTAACGCGTATACAGTGGTCAAGAGGAACACCAGTTTTGTCAGATTATAGAATTATAATCTCAAAGTCTTGTTCTTAACCTATATGGCCTAGGTTTCTACACATTTGAAAGCACAACCAGTCACACGGCCTTTGTTAGCTTAACCGGTGATAAATAAGATTGAGAAAGGTATAGATGGTTAACTTAAACCAGGATGCCAAGATTTGACATGAAACATAGAAGCATTTAGTACAAAGACAAACGTTACATTATATAAAAAACCATGGTATGGAGATTGTCGCGACTCCAACGAAATGGTCTATTCTGagttaaaaacaaatatcacaGCCAAAGAGAAAAATCGTCTTCAAATCAAAATCAAGAACTAAGATAAAGTATGATGGATAAGACATTGATGATATTGATGATGATTATGAGAAGATCATTTGAGAAGTGTCTTGACTATGGCTTTGACATTGAGCTTCTTCAGATCAGTGTAAGACTGGCCACAACCCACGAACATAACCGGTGCTCCCGATATGTAAACCATCGACAAAGCTGCTCCAACCTACAAAGCCCCGTCCCAAACACTCATTAACAAAACTCATACACAAAACACTAATAacactaataataataaatccTTCTATCAATGTTTTATTGTGTACCTTGTCATCAATGGTATCGAACTTCGTCAGTAAGATTCCATCAATCAATCTTGTGTTCCCGGAAGTAGAGAGATCCGAAAGTTTCTgaatttcagaaaaaaagaCAAACAGTTCAATAAGGTTCCATTAAACATATGACAAGAATCTAAAAAAGAAACTGAACCTGATTAAACTTAGAGAGCTGGTCTACTGCATCGTTTCCAACAAGAGCTTCACCAACAAACAAGACCAAGTCCGGTTTGTTAAGGTTGATGAGCTTCGAGAGAGCCCTCATCAAAGGCTCATTATCCTGCATCCGACCAGCTGTGTCAACAAGAACAACATCTGATCCATTACGAGTAGCTTCCTGTATGGCTTCTTTAGCAACTACTGCTGGATCCTTCTCATACCCCTTTTCGAATATCGGTATCTGTTGCCACCAATAATCGTTAAATCAGTATCTACATAATCAACTAAGAAACACAGATGATGTGATTACCTGTAACCTACGAGCATGAGTCCTTAACTGCTCAACAGCTCCAGAACGGAACGTGTCACAAGCAGCCATCATCACGCTGACCTTATGCTGCTGAAGCCAATACGCCACTTTGGCAAGATTGGTGGATTTACCAACTCCGTTGACTCCAACAAACACGACCACATAAGGCCTCCTCTGTTCTTTGGCAGCATGAACGTCTCTCATTATATCAATGGAGCGTCTTGGAGTCAATATACGGATCAGAGCCTCCTCCATTGCTCCCTGAAGCCATATGTTTCACCGCAATCAAGAGACTGCATATCAAAATGTTTTCTAGATTCAATTAGAGCTACAAGGACAAAACACAACACCTGAACGGTTGAAGAGATTCTTGTGAACGAAGCTAACTTCTTTCCTTCAAGACTTGCTTCCACTGACTCACAAAGCTTCTCAGCTATCTCTTCAGCCTGTGAAATGGAAAATCCCAAAAGTAAGAACATGGTTccagtttcttttgttttgtaaatctaattttgacaattcatcaaaataattttataattaaatccaaaaactaaaacatcttatataaatgtaacatatatataaaataaatcaataatttgttAATGTCTAGCACCCGAATAATCCGTCTACTAGCTAATTCTCTACAGAACGTCTAGTTACCGCCTAACGATTTTTTTTACCATTGAGTAAGAAACATAACACATAAGAAACGGTGCGCTGTACAGACACGTACCACATTCTTGGTCATGAGCCGTTCCT of the Brassica rapa cultivar Chiifu-401-42 chromosome A03, CAAS_Brap_v3.01, whole genome shotgun sequence genome contains:
- the LOC103861981 gene encoding early nodulin-like protein 3 yields the protein MGIIVPVLTLVFLLLTTMSHAASKPRMILVGGYVGAWKVPDSPSNTLNHWAEANRFKVGDVLVWNYDAKVDSVLQVTKEDYDSCNIAKPLKQFNDGDTKFELDNSGAYFFISGAPGSCTKGEKIHLVVLSERNNPGGGSGDGGSPMVSPVTSSPAPSTHAPAPAPNAAVGLKVGSGLFLTAFAIVLAMA